The region CTTGCGGGCCACATCACGCACGTACATGGTGGCGAACACGGCAAGCAGGAAGAAGCGGCACCACAGCTTCGCGATCGGACCACGCACCGTGTCGGGCTGAGACTTCATCAGGGCATCAAAGAAGTCGCCGTGACGGTTCTCGTCCTGACACCAATTCTCGAAGTAGTTGAAGATCGGGAAGATCTTGCTCTCGGGATTCTTCTCAAGGTGGCGGTAAATGGCGATGTAGCGCCAGTAGCCGATCTTCTCGGATAAATAGGTGGCGTAGAAGATGAATTTGGGTTGGAAGAAGGTGTAGTCCTTGTTCGCGGTGAGGAAGCCGAGATCCAGCTGCATGCCGAAATCACTCATTGCCTTGTTGAGGAATCCGGCATGGCGGGCTTCATCCCGTGCCATGTGGGCAAAGCATTCAGCCAGCAGGGGATTTTGCTGCTTGATACGACGGCTCAGTTCCTTGTAAAGAAGAAAACCAGAGAATTCCGACGTGCAGCTCTGTTCCAGGAATTCAACGAAGACCCGACGGGTCTCGGGGTCAAGTTTGTCTGCAGCACCGTCAAAGTCGTCGTTGCGAACGAAGTGATGGCGGTTGTAATCCTTGCGGAATTCCTCGCAGATGGCCTCCAGTTCTGCCTCATTGGGACGAAGATCCATGGCAGCCATGGCATCAAAGTCCGTGGTGTAAAACCGCGGTGTGAGGATCGTGTCCTTAACAGGATCCTTCGTTGCAACGGCGTTGGCTTCTGCGACGGCGGTAGGCGGGACCATCGGCTCCGATTTCACGTGCAGACCAATGTAGGGCTGACAGTGCGGGGTTCGAGCTGATCAGTTACGTCCGAGCCATTTCTGGCCATTCAGCCGTTGCAGTAGGCGTGACACCAGCAGCGGCAGCGACATCCGCTTTTCGTCGATCAGGAACGATTCCAGCAGGGTCGGTTTACTGCCGGCTTCAGCCAAGGCGATCAGCTTGGGACTGGCGATGTCGGCGTCGCCGAAGCAGAGCCAGAAGCGCCTGCCGCCTGGCAGCTCACCAACCACCATCGGACAGCTTCCCCCGACCACGGGGCGGTCCCCCTCAACCCGCTCCAGACGATCAGCCTGGATGCCGTTGTCCTCGAGCTGCTTGCTCACCGCAGGGATGAACAGAGTGTCGATGAACTCCGGAAAGGGCTTGTCTTCAGGTTTCGGGGGTTTCGGCTTTGGCTTGGGGGCCGCTTTTGTGACCTCTGGGGCTGCAGCAGAGGCCGAATCGGGAGTGTCGCTCACCGGGTCCTGATTTCTGCGTGAACTGTAGTCAGCGTTGGTCGCGTCTCACCAATCAAGATCCGGATCAAGTCCCCAGCCATCTGAGCTTGATGGGGTTGGATCAACCGCTTGCGATGGAGGGGAGGGTTCTGATGGGGTGGCTCGTTTCTCGGAGTGCGGTTTCTGAACAATCCTGTAAGGAACGGCCACGGTTGGGGCTGGTTCGCGCACATCCCGTTGGGGCGGTGGTGTGACCACCTCACGCAACTCCGGTTCAGGTCTGGGTCGCTCCAGCGGTTGATGCCGTTGTCGTCGAAGCGGTGGGGTGTTTGGTTTTAGCAACAGAACTGAGACAGCGCTGAGTCCAGCTCCTGTCAGCCCGGCCAGGGCTGTCCAGGCGCCTACAGGGAGGGGTGGCGACCGCCAGATCAGCAACTGCAGACGAGTGTTGCCGGAGCTGTTGAAGGCTGATGCCAGCAGCACTGCCGCCAACGGCGCCAGGCATGGCACGAGCAACCAGCGCTGGAGGGAGCTCATTTGATCGGTCCAGTCCAGCGCCGCAGGGGAGCCAGATCATCCTCGAATCCGTCGAGCAGACGAATCACGATGAAGTCGACCATCTCCTCGAGGGTTCTGGGTTGGGTGTACCAGGCAGGAATCGGCGCGGCGATGCGTGCGCCGGCTTCCGCCAGCGCCGTGAGATTGCGCAGGTGAATCAGGTTGAAGGGCATCTCACGGGGAGCGATCAGCAGCGGGCGCCCTTCCTTGAGGTGCACGTCAGCGCAGCGTTCGATCAGATCCATCGCAACGCCGGCCTGGATCCGCCCCACCGTTCCCATGCTGCAGGGAACGATCAACATGCCACTGGTGCGAAAGCTTCCGCTGGCGATGCCGACACTCTGGTCATTCCAGCGATGGCAGAACAGCTCTCCTTCGCTGCAATTCAGACGCTCACGCCAGAAGCTGACCTGACGCTCGGGATTCACTGGCACCTGCACACCCTGCTCCGCCTGGAACACCGCATAGGCGCCTCTGCTCAGCACCAGATGGACACTGCGACCTGCCTGCAGGAGGAGCTGAAGGGTGCGTTCGGCCAGCGGCTGGGCGGAGGCACCTGTGACAGCCAGCACATAGGGGTGCATGGTCAGTTTCCGCTGAGGGTCACGGCCATCGGCTGCTCAGGGCTTTCGACGGTGCTGCTGTCTGCGTTGCTGTCACCCTGATCTGCTGTCGGCTCTGGAATCACCTCGAGGTCGATCTGATTGCGGAGTACGTCCACCTTGATCACCCGTACAAGCACCTGGTCACCCAGCTGATACACCCGTCGGTTCTTGCGGCCGACCAGGCGGTTCTGCCTCGAGCGGTATTCGTACCAGTCATCGTTGAGAGAGCTGACGTGAACAAGTCCCTCAACGCGGGTCTCTCCCACCTCCACAAAAAAGCCATAGCTCTGCACGCCGCTCACATGACCTGCGGCTTCCTGACCTACCAGCGGTTCCGCAGATCTGGCCTGGACCATGGCCAGCAAATCCCGCTGAAGCTCCAGCACCTGACGCCGCCGGCTGTTGAGCCGTTGAACCAGGCGCTGACTCACGATGGTGGTGAGTTTTTCTTCCTGTGCGCCTGTGAACAAGGACCACTGGAGATCATCAGCACAGCCACGTCGACCCAGATTGAGCCGCTCCTTCTGACGGACATTGGGACGGTCCTTACCGTCGCTCAGCAACATCTGAATGACCTGCTGGTTGGCCAGCTGGGCGTAGCTCAATGATCCGCAGCACCAGGGTGTGAGTGCTGCGTTCGCATCGGTGGTTTCGTCGTCGCTGGTCTGCGGTGTCTTGAGTTCGGCCTGAAATTGCGGTTGGGCCAATGCATGGCTCAGTTGCTGCTCCAGCACCCGACGCTGGTCGGACTCCGCAAAGACCGTGATCAATTCCTGCGCCGCAGGGCTTCCGTCGTCATCCAGTTCGAGGGGGAGATCAAGGGCAACAGCGGTCTTCGCCACATCGGTGACCATCGTGGCATCGGGCTCGCTGCTGATCCAGGCGATTCCCGGGAGCTGGAGTGCGGCGCGGTGTTGTCCCCAGGCGCGATCGGCGGCCCGCAGCAGCGGTTGAAGAATGGAATTCGGATCGGTGCGATCGATCACATCGGTCCAACGGTGCGCTTGACCACTGGGATCGGCCCAGCGCAGATCCCCCAGCGCGTCAATCTGTGGGGGACGTAAGTCGAGGGCCACGGCTCCTGCGGATTGCTCATGGCCCATCAGGCAGTCGGCGCAGAACATCAGGGTCTCCAGCTGCCCAAGCTGATCTTTGATCGGTTTCAACGCCGCGGGGATGCTGCGCGACTTGGGTTTGCGCTCTGCCAGGGCCCGGAGCTGCGCGGTGCTGATGTCGGCGACCGGACGGATGGTGCTGAGCATGAACTCCCAGTCCGTCAGATGGCCATTGGCATCAATGTCGAGTCGCACCGTCAGGGCGTCGCTGGATTCGCCCGCCTTGAGCCGGCAGGCCTTCGTGAGAGCGGGAGTCAGCAGCGGTTGCCAGTCCTCCCCCAGACAAATGGCATCAGCTTGATCCCTGATCCAGAGATCAAGACTGTTGCCCTGGCCAAAGCGTTCCGCAACCGACGGTGCATGCAGCCAAAGGCGACAACCGCCTTCTCTTGCTTCCACATACACCGCGGGCAGGGGAGGGGCATCCCGGTGCTGCCAGCTGCAGAGCAACAGCGATGGCTGGTCAGTCAGGTCGGTCCGCCCTTTGCTTGGTGGGGATTTGACGGAGGCACGCGGTGCCGCAGGCCGTTCGTGCAAACCGGCTTTGGTCAGCAACAAATCGCGGTCGGCTGCTGGTCCGGCATTCAGAGGCAGGGGACGGGCCACATGCCCCTGAGCTGGATGCTGGGCGATTGGATAACGATCGATCTTGACCTCGACCACGGTCGTTGCTGATTCCTCCGATACGTGCACTTCCGCGTCTGCGGGGAGCACGATGCTGGTGAGCATGCGGTCATCCAACGGTGCCGCCACCAGCCGCTCCTGCTGCCGTTCAACCTGGGCCAGCAATGACTGGGTGCTGCGTTCGAGAATGCATTGAACACCGCCTTCCGGAGATCGTCGTCGACCGCCTTCCCGGGTCACGCGGACCAGGACGCGATCGCCATTCCAGGCGTGATTCAGCTGATGGTCGCGGATGTAAACGTCATCTCCTCCGTCATCCCGGATGGCAAAGCAAAAGCCTTTGCTGCTGCAACGCAGCCGCGCGTCAATCAAATCCTCAGATTGATCGCGCACCAGGCCTTCGTCTCCCTGACGGCTGAGGACACCGAGCTTGCTCAACCCGTCAACGGCCAAGTCCAGACGTTCTTTGTCAGCTTTGTTGGACAGCTTGAGGATCTTGGCCAGCGTGGTCTGGGGAACCGGCTGGTCGTAGGAGAGCTGATCCAGGAGGTCAGCGACCGAGAACTTCATGGTGGGTGGATCGAATCCGGCCTTCATGGCCGGGAGAAGTTCAGAGCGGCCAAAGGGAAGCCAGGCCGTGCAGAGAGCTCTGAAACAAGTTCACTTTATGAGTCGACCAGGTCGTCCTCAGCACTCCCATCGCTGTTGCGACGCAGCAGCAGCTGGGATCCGATGATCAGAAAGCCAACAGCTGCCACCAGCTGCAGCCATTCCGTTGGGATCAGGCTGGCGATCGATCCGCCGGCCATCGCGCCCAAGAGGCTGGCCAGAACAAGGGCGGATGATGAGCCGATAAACACAGCCAGCGGCCTGTCGGAGGTTCCGCTCAGAGCCACCGTTGCCAGCTGGGTTTTGTCCCCCAGTTCGGCCAGGAACACGGTGAGAAATGTCGAGATAAGAAGCGAAAGATCCATCTTTCAGGCTCCGGTTGTCTCCAACAGCAACGTCTGAATTGCCTGTGCCCCCAGCCAAAGCCCCAGGGCCACCATGAGAAGGCCGGCCATGGTTTCCAGTCGCTCTGGTGGAAGAGTGCGAGCCAGCCACTGACCCAGAAGCACGCCGACCAGGCTTGAGCAGATCAGGGCCAGGGCGGCTCCGAGAAACACAAGCCAGGGCGATCCGGACTGAGCCGAGAGGAGCAGTGTCGCCAGCTGGGTCTTGTCTCCCAGTTCGGCGATGAACACCGTGCTGAAGGTGCTGAACACCACGGCCGCAAAACCAGGGCGGCTTGATACCTTGATCTCAGTCATCGGAACGGCGTTGGGCGCGGTTGAACCTACGCAGCTCCCGGCTGCGACCGCCATACACCGATCGAATTTGCTGTTGGCAGCATCCGATGGCGAAGGCATCCAGTTGGTTCGGTTCAACACCGAACAGCAGATCCATGTTCCGGACCCGGCAGAAGCGGGGCCGTTCGTCGTAGATCCGGCAGCGTCGGCCACCGCTGTCGTAGTGGATGCACCAGCCGTCCTCCCCCACCATCGCCAAGTAGGTGGCCTGCTCTTTCTCGTTGAGGGCTTCGAGGGCTTCGGGACGTTCCTCTGGTGCCAGGCGGCAGCAGGCTCCGCACTGGGAGATGCACTTCCATTGAAGAGGCTGGCTGCTCATGGCTGCAGCTGTGACAAGCCGTCACAGTGGGTCCATGCCGCAAGGCGACTCTGAGCAAAGGCCCCGTAATCTGTTGGCTGATCCGAAACGTGTGAGCGCTTCATCGCTATGGGCATCGACTTCCACCTGATCGCCAATTTCGGCGCCCTTGCGTTGATCACCCTGGCTGGTCCTGCTGTGATCTTCATCCTCTTCTACCGACGCGGAGCCCTCTGAGGTTTTTAAGCCCTTAATCCAAGGGCCAGGGCAGCTTCCTCTAAAAGGGTCTGGATCCTTGAGTGGCTTGCACGTTGGTCTTTGCAAGTCACCGTCTGATCCTTGGTGATGGAAGCTTCAAGGCGATCTCCACCGGCGTTGGTCAAACCAAAGGCGACTGCGTTGTCAGCACCCAATTTGCTGCTTGCCAGATAGCTCCGTTCGCCGCAGCTGAGCCTCACGGTGTCCGTGTGCTCTCGTATGGCCTTGAGTTCGAGTTGGAGCCGGCGCTCCCCCCGCCAGACGTTGAGTTTCAGTTCGTAGGCAACATCGACCCGCTCCGGCATCGGACTCAGCGGTGAGCATCGCCATGCCACAGCACGCCGTTGGTGTGTCCCCTGCTGCAGGGTCACCGCCAGGTGGCCACCGTTCAGGGTTCGCCAGTCCGCCACATGGCATCCCCGGGACCAAAACAGGGGTGTTGGATGCCCCACACCATGGGGGGTCAATGTTTCAAGGGCAGCCCAGAGATCCCAGTTGATCTCGTTCAGCTTCAAGCAGGCCTCAGGGCGAACCGGTCGTCCTGCCCCCTCCTGATCCAGCCACGGTTGCGTGAGCTGATTCAGGCGGTCATGCAAGGTGTGCACCTGACTGGCCTTCACCGTGAATCCACCCGCCGCCGGGTGGCCTCCGAACCGCTCCAGCAGATCCGCGCAGGCTGTTAAGGCCTTGTCAACGGCGAAACCCTGGGGCGCCCGTGCTGAGGCTCTCAACAGACCCTCACCATCGCCGGCCAGCAGTGCCACAGGGCGGTGGTAACGCTCCATCAGTCGTGCGGCGACAATGCCGATCACCCCGTGATGCCAGTGGCTCTGGGCCAACAAAAGAAACGGTGGAATCAGCCCCTCAGCATCCGATTCCACCAGGGCAGTGGCTTCCGCTTCGATGGCATCGCAGAGATCCCGTCGCTGACGATTGAGATCGTCACAGCGGCGCGCCAAAGCCATTGTTTTGCCCGGATCTGATTCGGTGAGCAGGTCCACCACCAGCACTGGATCACCGAGTCGTCCGACCGCATTGATCCTCGGGGCGAGTTGAAAACCGATGTCCTCGGCGGTTAAGGGCGTCTCGCCCAGTCCCGCCAGACGCTGCAGTGCCATGACCCCTTCACAACGGCTGCGGTGCAGGGTCGTCAGTCCTTCTAGCAACCAACGTCGGTTAGCTCCGGTCAGCGGTGCCATGTCGGCCACAGTGCCGATGCAGAACAGGTCGCGGGCCACCTGAATCGCATCCATTCGCCCCAGCCGTTCGGCAACGCTGCTGGCGAGCACATAGGCCAGCCCCACACCGGCAAGACCTCTGTATGGAGATGCTTCCGGGGTGGTGGCTGGATGCAGCAGTGCGGTCATCCATGGACGCGGTTCCGGAATGGTGTGGTGATCGGTCACGATCACGTCCATCGATAGCGTTCTGGCCCGTTGGAGGGCCTCCACCGCCGCCACTCCGTTGTCCACGGTGACCAGCAGTCGGATGCCTTGGCCATGTAGGCGATCGACCATCGCAGGATTGAGGCCATAGCCCTCCTCCATCCGGGAGGGGATCGCCGGCTCCGCCTTGGCGCCGAGTGGTTGCAAGGCTCTCAACAGAAGAGCTGTGCTGGTCATGCCATCGGCGTCGTAATCGCCGCAGACCGCCAGGGCTTCACCCTGTCCACAGGCCCGGCAGATGCGTTCAACCGCCACCTCCAGATCTGGAAAATGTCCGCAAGGGTCGGGCAACTCCCGTGGTGCGATCAGTTCAGCGACATCCGCTTCGCTCAATCCCCGACGAAGCAGCAGGGTCCTCAGGGCCAGTGGTAACGGCAGTTGATGCAGCGGGCAGGCATCCACAACAGCCGGCAGCACCCAGGTATGCGGTGAGGTGGCACTCATGAATCAGCATTGTGCCCGTTCCGGACGGTGGCGATGACCTGGTTGAAGGGGGTGTTCTGGGATGTGGATGGGACCCTGGCCAACACGGAGATGGAGGGACATCGTCCCGCCTTCAACCGTGCCTTCGCCGACCTTGGTCTTGCGATCAACTGGGAGCCGGAGTTGTACGCCGATTTGCTGTCCATTCCCGGTGGGATGAGGAGGGTGCGTTGGTACGCCAGCACCAGGGGCATCAGCCTCACCGAGGATCAGCTCAATGCGATCCGCGACCGCAAACGGTTTCACTACACGGCACTGGCCAGATCAGGTGCCGTGTCGCTTCGGCCAGGGGTCCATCGGCTTCTCGAGCAGTTCAACAAGGCCGGGATCCGTCAATGGATCGTGACCTCAAGTAGGTTGGCTTCCGTGGCGGCCCTGCTGGACAGCACTCCGGATCTCAGGACGATGTTCCAGGGCGTCGTCACCTCAGATGACGTGGAGGAAGGGAAACCATCACCACAGGGGTATTGCTGTGCACTGAATCGCTCGGGCCTTTCGGTGGACCGGGCGATCGCGATCGAAGATTCAGAAGCCGGACTGGCGGCCGCGCTGGCAGCAGGCCTTCGCTGTCTGCTGACTCCTTCGCCCTGGGACCACGGTCTGAAGGAGCGTTTCAGCGAGGCCATCGCTGCCTTTGATCATCTCGGCGAGGCGGGTGATGCTGCACCACAGTTCAGCGGTCCCCCTTGCCGCGATGGGATGGTGACGCTGGAGTACCTGCAAACCCTTGGACCGACATCGGGATGAGCTCCCTGCAGCAGACGCGGCTCTCCCGTGTGCAGAACCGCTTCGGACGCAGCCTGGAGGAGGGTTTTGCCGGTCCGTGGTGGCGCCGCAGTCTGCTGATCATCAGCTTGCTGGGGGGCTTTCTGCTCGGCAGCAGCTTGACGGAGCATCTGGCGAATGCCGTTGGTTTCCGCACGATTTCGGCGCTTACAACGTTGATCGCCTGTGAACTGCTGGTGCTGCTGCGGCGACGGGTCGTGACGTCACCGATGGCGTTCCAGTG is a window of Synechococcus sp. A15-24 DNA encoding:
- the acsF gene encoding magnesium-protoporphyrin IX monomethyl ester (oxidative) cyclase — protein: MVPPTAVAEANAVATKDPVKDTILTPRFYTTDFDAMAAMDLRPNEAELEAICEEFRKDYNRHHFVRNDDFDGAADKLDPETRRVFVEFLEQSCTSEFSGFLLYKELSRRIKQQNPLLAECFAHMARDEARHAGFLNKAMSDFGMQLDLGFLTANKDYTFFQPKFIFYATYLSEKIGYWRYIAIYRHLEKNPESKIFPIFNYFENWCQDENRHGDFFDALMKSQPDTVRGPIAKLWCRFFLLAVFATMYVRDVARKEFYEALGLDARTYDKMVIEKTNETTARVFPVVLDVNNPKFWTRLERLVENNAALEAADRSSSPAPLKLLKKLPRWISNGAEMANLFLMSPIDSAKFQPAVR
- a CDS encoding DUF2996 domain-containing protein produces the protein MSDTPDSASAAAPEVTKAAPKPKPKPPKPEDKPFPEFIDTLFIPAVSKQLEDNGIQADRLERVEGDRPVVGGSCPMVVGELPGGRRFWLCFGDADIASPKLIALAEAGSKPTLLESFLIDEKRMSLPLLVSRLLQRLNGQKWLGRN
- a CDS encoding flavin prenyltransferase UbiX, with amino-acid sequence MHPYVLAVTGASAQPLAERTLQLLLQAGRSVHLVLSRGAYAVFQAEQGVQVPVNPERQVSFWRERLNCSEGELFCHRWNDQSVGIASGSFRTSGMLIVPCSMGTVGRIQAGVAMDLIERCADVHLKEGRPLLIAPREMPFNLIHLRNLTALAEAGARIAAPIPAWYTQPRTLEEMVDFIVIRLLDGFEDDLAPLRRWTGPIK
- a CDS encoding RNB domain-containing ribonuclease → MKFSVADLLDQLSYDQPVPQTTLAKILKLSNKADKERLDLAVDGLSKLGVLSRQGDEGLVRDQSEDLIDARLRCSSKGFCFAIRDDGGDDVYIRDHQLNHAWNGDRVLVRVTREGGRRRSPEGGVQCILERSTQSLLAQVERQQERLVAAPLDDRMLTSIVLPADAEVHVSEESATTVVEVKIDRYPIAQHPAQGHVARPLPLNAGPAADRDLLLTKAGLHERPAAPRASVKSPPSKGRTDLTDQPSLLLCSWQHRDAPPLPAVYVEAREGGCRLWLHAPSVAERFGQGNSLDLWIRDQADAICLGEDWQPLLTPALTKACRLKAGESSDALTVRLDIDANGHLTDWEFMLSTIRPVADISTAQLRALAERKPKSRSIPAALKPIKDQLGQLETLMFCADCLMGHEQSAGAVALDLRPPQIDALGDLRWADPSGQAHRWTDVIDRTDPNSILQPLLRAADRAWGQHRAALQLPGIAWISSEPDATMVTDVAKTAVALDLPLELDDDGSPAAQELITVFAESDQRRVLEQQLSHALAQPQFQAELKTPQTSDDETTDANAALTPWCCGSLSYAQLANQQVIQMLLSDGKDRPNVRQKERLNLGRRGCADDLQWSLFTGAQEEKLTTIVSQRLVQRLNSRRRQVLELQRDLLAMVQARSAEPLVGQEAAGHVSGVQSYGFFVEVGETRVEGLVHVSSLNDDWYEYRSRQNRLVGRKNRRVYQLGDQVLVRVIKVDVLRNQIDLEVIPEPTADQGDSNADSSTVESPEQPMAVTLSGN
- a CDS encoding TMEM165/GDT1 family protein gives rise to the protein MDLSLLISTFLTVFLAELGDKTQLATVALSGTSDRPLAVFIGSSSALVLASLLGAMAGGSIASLIPTEWLQLVAAVGFLIIGSQLLLRRNSDGSAEDDLVDS
- a CDS encoding TMEM165/GDT1 family protein; this translates as MTEIKVSSRPGFAAVVFSTFSTVFIAELGDKTQLATLLLSAQSGSPWLVFLGAALALICSSLVGVLLGQWLARTLPPERLETMAGLLMVALGLWLGAQAIQTLLLETTGA
- a CDS encoding YkgJ family cysteine cluster protein encodes the protein MSSQPLQWKCISQCGACCRLAPEERPEALEALNEKEQATYLAMVGEDGWCIHYDSGGRRCRIYDERPRFCRVRNMDLLFGVEPNQLDAFAIGCCQQQIRSVYGGRSRELRRFNRAQRRSDD
- a CDS encoding photosystem II reaction center protein Ycf12; translation: MGIDFHLIANFGALALITLAGPAVIFILFYRRGAL
- the recJ gene encoding single-stranded-DNA-specific exonuclease RecJ is translated as MSATSPHTWVLPAVVDACPLHQLPLPLALRTLLLRRGLSEADVAELIAPRELPDPCGHFPDLEVAVERICRACGQGEALAVCGDYDADGMTSTALLLRALQPLGAKAEPAIPSRMEEGYGLNPAMVDRLHGQGIRLLVTVDNGVAAVEALQRARTLSMDVIVTDHHTIPEPRPWMTALLHPATTPEASPYRGLAGVGLAYVLASSVAERLGRMDAIQVARDLFCIGTVADMAPLTGANRRWLLEGLTTLHRSRCEGVMALQRLAGLGETPLTAEDIGFQLAPRINAVGRLGDPVLVVDLLTESDPGKTMALARRCDDLNRQRRDLCDAIEAEATALVESDAEGLIPPFLLLAQSHWHHGVIGIVAARLMERYHRPVALLAGDGEGLLRASARAPQGFAVDKALTACADLLERFGGHPAAGGFTVKASQVHTLHDRLNQLTQPWLDQEGAGRPVRPEACLKLNEINWDLWAALETLTPHGVGHPTPLFWSRGCHVADWRTLNGGHLAVTLQQGTHQRRAVAWRCSPLSPMPERVDVAYELKLNVWRGERRLQLELKAIREHTDTVRLSCGERSYLASSKLGADNAVAFGLTNAGGDRLEASITKDQTVTCKDQRASHSRIQTLLEEAALALGLRA
- a CDS encoding HAD-IA family hydrolase produces the protein MTWLKGVFWDVDGTLANTEMEGHRPAFNRAFADLGLAINWEPELYADLLSIPGGMRRVRWYASTRGISLTEDQLNAIRDRKRFHYTALARSGAVSLRPGVHRLLEQFNKAGIRQWIVTSSRLASVAALLDSTPDLRTMFQGVVTSDDVEEGKPSPQGYCCALNRSGLSVDRAIAIEDSEAGLAAALAAGLRCLLTPSPWDHGLKERFSEAIAAFDHLGEAGDAAPQFSGPPCRDGMVTLEYLQTLGPTSG
- a CDS encoding DUF565 domain-containing protein; this encodes MSSLQQTRLSRVQNRFGRSLEEGFAGPWWRRSLLIISLLGGFLLGSSLTEHLANAVGFRTISALTTLIACELLVLLRRRVVTSPMAFQWRLLDHLRIGFVYAVVLEAFKVGS